The following coding sequences are from one Amphiprion ocellaris isolate individual 3 ecotype Okinawa chromosome 19, ASM2253959v1, whole genome shotgun sequence window:
- the cpsf4 gene encoding cleavage and polyadenylation specificity factor subunit 4 has product MQELLANVDHIKFDLEIAMEQQLGAQPLPFPGMDKSGSAVCEFFMRAACLKGGMCPFRHISGEKTVVCKHWLRGLCKKGDQCEFLHEYDMTKMPECYFYSKFGECSNKECPFLHIDPESKIKDCPWYDRGFCKHGPDCRHRHTRRVICVNYLVGFCPEGKSCKFMHPRFELPMGTSEQPPLPQQTQNQTKPVPTIGRSSLSLIQLTNSSPGQRSQNNISTASHQNNMTTNRGPRPLDQVTCYKCGEKGHYANKCTKGHLAFLSGQ; this is encoded by the exons ATGCAGGAGCTACTGGCAAACGTGGACCACATCAAGTTCGACCTGGAGATCGCTATGGAGCAGCAGCTGGGGGCGCAGCCTCTGCCCTTCCCCGGCATGGATA AGTCCGGGTCTGCTGTGTGTGAGTTCTTCATGAGAGCAGCTTGTCTGAAAG GTGGGATGTGTCCGTTCCGTCACATCAGTGGAGAGAAGACGGTGGTGTGTAAGCATTGGCTCAGAGGACTGTGTAAGAAGGGAGACCAGTGCGAGTTTCTCCATGAATACGACATGACCAAGATGCCTGAATGCTACTTCTACTCCAAGTTTG GTGAGTGTAGCAACAAGGAATGTCCCTTCCTGCATATTGATCCAGAGTCCAAGATCAAAGACTGTCCCTGGTACGACCGAGGCTTCTGCAAACACG GTCCCGActgcagacacagacacacaagaagGGTGATCTGTGTGAACTACCTAGTTGGCTTCTGTCCGGAAGGAAAATCGTGTAAATTTATGCA CCCCCGATTTGAATTGCCGATGGGAACTTCTGAGCAGCCTCCTTTGCCGCAGCAAACCCAGAACCAGACAAAG CCCGTGCCTACTATTGGTCGTTCGTCCCTCTCCTTAATCCAGTTGACCAACTCCAGTCCAGGCCAGCGGTCGCAGAATAACATATCGACTGCTTCTCATCAAAATAACATGACCACCAATAGAGGACCGCGTCCACTGGACCAGGTTACCTGCTACAAG tgtggTGAGAAGGGCCACTATGCCAACAAATGCACTAAAGGCCATCTTGCCTTCTTAAGTGGACAGTAA
- the atp5mf gene encoding ATP synthase subunit f, mitochondrial, translating to MADRPVPIAEKRLMDVKLGELGTWLGGRDFTPNGLISAIRKGHDRYYNKYINVKKGGIGGIAMLLVGYVAISYIWEYDHIKHDRWRKYH from the exons TTCCCATAGCTGAGAAGCGCCTGATGGATGTGAAACTGGGTGAGCTGGGGACCTGGCTAGGAGGTCGGGACTTCACACCCAATGGCCTCATCTCAGCCATCCGCAAAG GCCACGACAGATACTACAACAAGTACATCAATGTGAAGAAGGGGGGCATCGGTGGCATAGCGATGCTGCTAGTTGGCTACGTGGCCATCAGCTACATATGGGAATACGATCACATCA AACATGATCGCTGGAGGAAGTACCACTGA